From the genome of Trichomycterus rosablanca isolate fTriRos1 chromosome 18, fTriRos1.hap1, whole genome shotgun sequence:
TTTAATTACAGTTCtcctcctgtcccaactttattatttattcattaaatttctcctactgtcttaactttttaattaattaattattgttatttaattatgttttttcctactgtcccaactctaatcatttatttagttattattattattagtagtagtagtagtagtatttctcctactgtcccaacttttttatttattattattattattattattattattattattattattttgaaacTATTTAGTTATTATgtgaaacatatttattttttaattatttatttattacatttcttcTACTGTCtcaagttttttatttatttatttatcttttatttatttatttattattattattattattattattacgtttCTTCTACTGCCCCAGCTCTTTATGTAGTTGACAGTTAGATGTTATAAAGCGTATATTACACTGTTCATACACactttagtatatactgtatatactatatatataatgtatgtaatgtataaCACAGCCTGAACTTTGTGACTCTTTCATTTATGTAAAagagcaaaaatctttccagCGTCTCACAGCCGAAATGACTCAGAACTCATCAGAGGGGGTTTTCATTCGCCTtctgttcctgtgtgtgtgtgtgtgtgtgtgtgtgtgtgtacaaatggaggGTCAGTGTTTGTGCACCTACACACCTGACACTCGGGACAAAGGCCAGCAGTTACTGATCCATCTGAATTCAGAGCTGAATGCTGGAGTGCTGCTTCATAAAGAAAATCAactgaaaatataaacaaaatataaataaatgtaaataataaccgTGTTCAGACTCAGACTGGATCAGGAGCTTCAGATCTGAGAACCATCATTAACTTTATAACTCTCAGTACTGCCGATGTCTCTGTGCCCGTATTAACAAAAAAACTATCAGTTTTAATGATTCTGTGTGTAAGTGGATGGAAACTTCTCACTcgaagtgtgtgtagaaactcgaatgtgctgacacacacacacacacacacacacacacactgcgaaCCCGTCGACCTGTTTCCCCGTCGGCAGGAAGTCCCTCCCCTTTCCTGTCGTGTAGCGTTCTTTGTACTGAGGTTCTTCCTCTCTGTCGTCCGTCAGTCGTGGTGCTGATCAGATCTGATTATCGGTCTGTATCATTTTCTCTTgttttgtgttctgtgtttactGACCGACTCTTGGTGGAATGTTCCGAAATCCTAAACGTCTTGGTCATTACAGGAACGTTTCAGCTTCTGTCGCGGCGTCTCGATCGTTCAGTATTACAGGGTTTTTTGTCTTTGCTCTTTACACTCAGAGATTTCTCAGGAGTCTcagaatcttttaataataataataacatggaCTGTAGACGGTGAAATCCACTTTAGTGTACGAGACTGTAATAAAGGATTTCTGAGAATGCTGTGAGAAAACAGCGAAGGGTAAATATGGAACAGGACTGTGGGGACCTGCGTTCAATCTTTGCTTTGtgattttttcttcattttcctCCCAACTTGACCACTACTACAggccccctctgacacacagGGCGCTTCATCTAACTTCTGACTGACTCTGATAACAGAATGGacagaaattcccacagacaaactccGGAAATCTTTCCTTTCTttatttgtcagtaaaataaagacCCAaacgatgtattaattcatatcttttgcattttccttccaatttagtcatttccgatTCCCCTGATCACTATTACATGCCCCCTCTTACACACAGGGCGCTTCTTCTCACGTCTGGCTCTATTAACTgggcagaaattcccacagacacactccaaaatcctttcttgtttttattgcatttgctTTCAGTCTCTGTCTGTAATGAGTTTTCCTGCATTTTCctcctaatttagtcatttccgatTCCCCTGATTGCTGTCTCATGCCCTTTTCACCCTTCTGCTGACCAGCTGGAGGCGGAGTCTCGGAGAGAGGCGTATCACGCATGGAGAATCACACTACGCCAGTCTGTTAGTCCCCCACCGCTTGTGCAGTTGCCtcgattagccagcagaggtcgtatttgTAGCAGCAGGGAGGAACCCAGTcagcctccctccctcagacacccgactccagacccaccgcgaccctgaccgaGATGAAGCCGTTATTAAAGACGTGTAGAATCGTTTCCTTTAGCTTGTTCAGATCCGGGAGATTAAAGATTCCGGGGCCGgtcagctctctctctctctctctctctctctctctctctctctgacctCAGTCACGGTCCGTGTTCCAGTGCGTCACATGAACCTTCCTCTCGAGCGCTTCCTCTGTCGCAGGAAGCTCCCCCCACTCGCTCAGCCACTTCCTCCTCTCTCTGTTTACTTCCTGTTTATAGGCTGAGATTTTGGGCTTCCCTAAACAAGGAAAGGGGACGGTGACCCAGGCGGGGAGGAATTTCAGGAATGTACGAGGGGGTCGAGGTTTGGAAAACAGAATCCTGCAGCACCAAAGTTCCTCTGTTTACATCCACGTCTAACAGGACGGGAACCtgacatggccaaaagtatgtggactctgTGAGCTTTTGGATGCTTTTGGGGCACCCTCACTCTCTTTGGAACGGCTTTCCACGAGGTTTTAGACTGTGTCTGTgagaacttgtgcatattcattcaaaagagcatttgttagGACAGTACTGGTGTTGTAAAGGGTGTTCCAATTCATGCCACTCTTCAAACCATGTATTTATGGACGTCTctttatgctggaacaggacagggccttccctaaactgttgtcatTCACCTGGGGGTGAATCTGTACTTCACACTCCAAATTAATCGTATTATTACGAACCCCTTTTCCtgaccgaaagtatgtggacacctctcctaatGATTACATTTAATAGTAGACCTCACTGACGATGGACTAAATGTGCAGAAATCCCCACAGATGCATTTAAAAAACCCTTCATTTTGGCTTTGCTCTGTACACACAGTCACTGACTGAATGAGcagaaatccccacagacacactccgtaATCTAACCGGTTGTTTTTCTATCTGGTCGCAGAACTCGATCCGGCACAATCTGTCCCTGCACAGCCGCTTCATCCGGGTGCAGAATGAAGGGACGGGGAAAAGTTCCTGGTGGATGTTAAACCCTGAGGGAGGGAAAAACGGTAAATCACCGCGCCGCAGAGCCGCGTCCATGGATAACAACAGCAAGTTCACCAAGAGCCGCGGCCGGGCCTCCAAAAAAAAGGTGAGAAGATAATGTGGGTACGTCCACAATAAATACGAACTCTGGTGGAAATAAAAttcatataaatattaaacttaATATAGGTTTCATGATTCCAGAGTGAAAATAGGTGAACGTGTCCACATTTTAATGAACAACTGGTGtttatttgcacatttttatttattggtgcattaaaaaaaggaaaaaaataaaataaaataaataaaaatttaaaatgaatttaaaaaatgaactaAACTCTTTTTAAACCAAAATacatgaaaaaatataaataaataagaaataaatacacatcaaaatatttaaaatacaaattataataaatactactaaattaaataataacatttataaatactattaaaataaataaaaaattacaattaaataaaaataaaaccattaaataaaaaatgtaaataaagtaataaaaaattaaaaactgacagaaataaataaaatattaatatgtatttaataaaataaaatattaaattctaATATAAATTCTATGACAAAACTAAAAtagaatgaaaaaaatatataatttcattttatttgaacttttaacagcgttttatcctggtcagggttgcagtgggtccggtttaccaatccatccatcctccccaGACACACCCAGACATGTCGattcaaacaaataaaactcgatgataatcacaaataaaatagaaaaaatatatacacttaaaaatttaagttaaaaaaagtaaaataaaaattgcaaagtagaaatataattaaatataataaattaaataatataatatataaaataattatatataaatctaGTTTGAGTCGGcgcagtttttacaccggatatCCCGTCTGGCACATTAATCCTATTTATCTgggtttgggacctgcactgagagtgcactgatgtGTGATGCTGTATCTGTGAGCCccgcctgggattcgaacctccAGAGCTGAGGCAGTGCTCTGATTACAGTGTggaccataataataataatagataaataaataaaatgataattattatattttgtattgaTTTTTGCCCCCTGCGTGTGTTTCCTGCTCTAACCctgatgtgtttgtgttgggCGTGGTCAGATGTCCCTGCAGGGTGGTCTGGACGGCGGTTCCAACAGTCCCGGTTACACCAAATGGCTGGGCAGTCCGAACTCCCACAGCAACGACGACTTCGAGGCGTGGGGGAGCTTTCGGACCCGAGCCAGCTCGGACGCGAGCACGCTGAGCGGCCGGCGCTCACCCTTCCTCCCCGAGGAGGACGTTACCGAAGGAACCGAAATCCACATGGGCTACCAGGGTGCCAAACTGCCCACCAAGCTGCCCAGCCTGTCGGAGGTGACCGGCGCTTTCTGCACCAAGAACGTGATGATGGAGAACCTGCTGGATAATCTGAACCTGCTCTCTCCCAAAAACGGGGTGCAGGAGGCGCCGGGCGGTCAGTTCGCCCCGTATAGCGCTGGGCAGGAGTTCCATAAGTGGCAAGGGGGCATCGGTGTGAGCGCCATGCCCATGCAGGCTGTGTCTGAGAGCAAGCCGGGAGCATATCACCCGTACGTGGGACAGTTTAATTGCCCTACTGGGCTTTTAAAGGAACTGCTGGGTAACGAAGCGGAGCCGAGGGGGAACATCTTACCCCCCGTGGAGGGAGCAGGGCACCAAGGAGTGCGAGCGCTGCCTCCTTACAGCGCTGAGGGGCACATCGGGCCAGTGGGAAAAGCCATCGGTGCGCACGCACACACCTCGGCGGTGGCAGCGGGCATGAACGGCTGCGCCGCGCTGCCCCTGGGGCACCCCGGTCGCCACGGCAACATGAAGCCGTACCTTCACTTCCCTCACCTGGCGTTAGGAGGAGGACCGACGGGAGACGTCAATCCGGCGGCGCCCGCTTACTGCGTCGTCAATGGCAGCGGTTTCCACCGGCAGCCTCCGGTGCACCCGCATCAGCatcagcaccaccaccaccaccaccatcacaaCCACCTGGAGCGGTTGCCTAGCGACCTGGACGACATGGCGATCGAGCGGCTGGAGTGCGACGTGGAGAGCGTCCTGCACGACACGCTGATGGACGGCGACGCGCTCGACTTCAACTTCGACCAGCAGCACGTGTTCGCGCACTCGCACCCGCACTCACACCCGCACTCGCACCCGCACTCCGTCGTCAAGGGTAACACGCCGAGCTGGGTGTcggggtaaacacacacacacacacacacacacacactgcccgaCTCCCGAAGTACCTCACTCATCACCGGTTTGAAGATCagaagaaacagatgaactccACGTGCAGATGCCCCGACCGTTCAGCAGAGGAACCCTGTTACAGCCACTCCtcctccccctacagacacacagccaatcacgtgTCTCGATAAGACACTTGCGCGTCTCCTACAGCAGGACGAGAACCTTCTGGAGCTTCTCTGATGAGGATCTGGTCACCGTGCCTTTAAGTTAAGGACAGATTTagttttgtgtgtatgttgctTTGATAATCGTATTGTGTTAATGTTTCCTGCTTTTGTACATAAATCTTtggcataaataaatgtaaatatatatttttcttgtAAATAATGTACAGATTTAGATCCTGCTGTCCAAATTTGAGTGATTTTGCAAGACTTTTGCAAGATTTTTTACTGACTCTCTTTAGAAACGTCGAGGGTTTTTTAGCTCCTCTTTTACAGCctcaatttttttattgttctgaCATCTTTTCTTACCATTTCAATGAAAAAATCTGAACACAAATGCTCATTAAATTACAATTTCAGttccaaaagaagttgggacagcagcaaacatgtaaataaaaacaatgatttGCCAAACTTTTGTGATcggcatttaattaaaaacataacaTAGATATGGTAgaggatccataatgttgtggggctgctttgccatcagatccacatgtaatagatccctcacacgcaccatcagatccacatctaatagatccctcacacacaccatcagatccacatctaatagatccctcaccctcacacacaccatcagatccacatctaatagatccctcaccctcacactcaccatcagatcaacatctaatagatccgtCACccacacacgcaccatcagatccacatctaatagatccctcaccctcacacgcaccatcagatccacatctaatagatccctcacccacacacgcaccatcagatccacatctaatagatccctcaccctcacacgcaccatcagatccacatctaatagatccctcaccctcacacgcaccatcagatccacatctaatagatccctcaccctcacacacgcaccatcagatccacatctaatagatccctcaccctcacacacacaccatcagatccacatctaatagatccctcacacacaccatcagatccacatctaatagatccctcaccctcacacacaccatcagatccacatctaatagatccctcaccctcacacacgcaccatcagatccacatctaatagatccctcacacacaccatcagatccacatctaatagatccctcaccctcacacacaccatcagatccacatctaatagatccctcaccctcacactcaccatcagatcaacatctaatagatccgtCACccacacacgcaccatcagatccacatctaatagatccctcaccctcacacgcaccatcagatccacatctaatagatccctcacccacacacgcaccatcagatccacatctaatagatccctcaccctcacacgcaccatcagatccacatctaatagatccctcacccacacacgcaccatcagatccacatctaatagatccctcaccctcacacgcaccatcagatccacatctaatagatccctcaccctcacacgcaccatcagatccacatctaatagatccctcaccctcacacacgcaccatcagatccacatctaatagatccctcaccctcacacacacaccatcagatcaaacATCTTTGTTTAGAGGTTTGTATCAGTTGGTTTACAGATCACAGCTTGTTCCAGGTTTTTTGGGACTCGGgtttgttgtaataataatgaaataaataattttgcaGCTTCGTTCGGtgcctttattctttattctttatttttctccttttttaaaCTCTCTGTGTATAAACGCTTCCTCTGGATGAGCGACGCTCTCGCTgaggctttttttattttttataaacgcAGAACAAATGAAACCGTGTGAGAGAAAATTTACATCTGGgagatttttcatttatttattgtcgaTCGTTTTGAGCTTTTTAATTCTGAACTGAATGATGTTTAACGCCGCTGTttgtaaattattaatattaatattattgatgTTTCTGTGGACGTTTGGTTTTTATTGGGTGGTTTTTGCTCTGTGTGTGATGATGTACGTTCTGTTGATTTATTGTTTactgtattaaatataaattgatGCTGAACGATCACGTTTGGGGATTATTTTAGTAGCAGAAACGCCCgtgtaattaataattttaaataaatgttattatttctactgaATTATTCACGAGAGGGAAAAACATGGTTGGTTTCTATCACACTGGGGAAGGACACGACACATGAGAATCAATCCGGCAGCAAAAACTCACAAAggctcattttatttattgtttatttataattatttaatcaatTTCTATTATTACTGATTTAATTTTAACACATGAATCTCAGCAgcacatttttattacttaattatatgatattaattatattaataattttattacgtTTTTTAGTTCTTGTTGTTTGTCTCCTTGGCAGTTACACGTTAATTCGACAATCACGCATTATTTTCACAAAAAATAGTTCTTAATTtccacagacgtgattggctgtgtctgagggtgggcggGTCGTAAGGGATTCTTCATTTCTGCTGTatagcggcctctgctggctgggcgAGGTGCTGCACATTAGCAGAGATGCTGAATAacagagagcagtgcgtgactctccgtacgcgatactgatcgtacaggtgaaaagaagcggcgtGTGCGTTAGGTATACGAGATGCAGccggggaattggatacgactcgaTTAAGAAATTAAGGGGGCGGAGTCCAACAGCTTGACTAGAGTTTTAGAGAGCAAAGTGCCTGAAGTGCTGAATCTGATCTCACTGACCTGTAAAGAAATCAATTttatccctttttctcccagtttagtcgtagccagttcctctttttCTGCTGAAGACCCCGATGGCgtactgaggagggtatattctcctgacacgccctccctctgaTGCGACCCGTACTTATCCCCCTGTACTTTGGTGGATCGGTGCATGAGGTCGGTCtcacacacggagagtcacgcgctgatctccacgttcctccacttttgtacaggcgcctcgggctactaaccagggtccttagacGGCATCGTGTTAGTCTtgttttttcccacccagcggACGCTAGGGGGCGCCGAGCCCACACAGAGTTGTGTGTGGAAGATGAGCCGAGGTCTTGAACCCACTGACGAGATGGTAAACACGGCGTGATACAGGAGACCCCGCCGTGAGATCCGAGGGCGGCACGAACCCGGCGTGATTAGGCCGCGTGTCTCCGCACTCTGCCGCCCCCATTAGCCAACAGCTCTGAATCTAAAGTACCTGTCTGGGGGGTCCGACTTCTCACCTGAGGGGGTCTTTATGTCCACACGTGTACAATCACGGCTCGGCGCGCCCCGCCGGGGGGTCAGCGCCTCATCCCTCATCGGCCCGTCTCGTATGATTAAAGACACGCCGACCGCGCCGGAGATTAAAGGCCGCCGCCCGGCGGGGGGTCCGAGTGAAAAACATGCGATGTTTAGCGCTCATGAGAtcggcaaacacacacaaacacacacacacttacacttacacacacatatacaatatagagtcaaaagtatgtggacaccacttctaatgatTAGATAATGAATCGGAACACTGATTGCAAGCTATGCAGGTCTGTTAAATAAATgggcagaaattcccacagacactactGAAAAACCTTCCCAAAATAGTGGAGGCATGTTTCGGGATTTCTTCTCTACCTTGGtggagagaccactgttccatgtcctTTGTGATGAGCCCGGTTTCTACACAGACATCACTGGCTGTTTCTTGGTGGGggaccagacccactgcaaccctgaccaggataaaccagCTGCTGAAAATGAACTGGTTCAtgttgtttctttaaaaaaatgcgAATGTATTTAATGAAGTCCCGACAGAAAGCTGCAGGAAGACGAGGGTTAgtgtccacagtcgagcgagCTTCATGTCACCACTCAGATCACGGACTCAGAAGCATTCATCTTTTTAAACTGGACCCCCTGCGACCCGCTGTGGGACAGGGGTATTACGGTCCACAGTCCagtgagctttacatcaccatgggCTCCAAAACCTGTGGAGTgttactgtccacagtcgagcgagCTTCACGTCACCACGGACTCAGAAGCAACAAACTTCAAAGCACAGATTTTGGAGCCCATGGTGACgtgaagcttgctcgactgtggacactGTTACCCCTGTCCCACAGACAGCAGCGTGCCATCCGTGATCATCTGAACCCCCCGTGCAGGCGCCTTACCATTCAGCAGAGGAACCCTGTTACAGCAACAATCCCTCCCCCCCTacaggctgatagcagagctgagattctaacctgACACCTCCTGATCTTCTCTACAGTCTCCTCCCACCTCACCCCGTCTCCTCCCGCCTCCTCCTGCCTCACCCCGTCTCCTCCCGCCTCACCCCGTCTCCTCCCGCCTCACCCTGTGTCCTCCCGCCTCCCCGCGGCCATAAAACGAGTTTCACCCTCGGCGGCTCTGGACTCATTACCGCTGTATAGAGGAACTATAGCAACGATAATCAAGTTAGAACCGAGATACGTCTCACATCGACCTTAATGATCCGGCTTCAGCTCTGACTGATTTCACTTCCTCGCTCCCATCGTACGTCGGCCTGGAAACGGTGGCGGCGGCTTCACGGCGTGGACTTTTACTCAGAACCGACGGGACAAGTGAAGAAGGACCAAAATCGTATGGAAGCGCGAGTTTAGAATTTATAATCGGGGCTCTACTAAACTCAGGGGAAAATGTCATTAAATCTCACGTCAGTCATTAAATTTCACTCATAAatgaaatgatagaataaacagAAGCTAcgacacacagcacagctacattaATAGATGAATGTAAAACCAGAACATCCGGCGACGGTTcgaggcttcatgttccgtCTTAAATACCAAAATTCTCCTCCGTGTTTTGACCCACAGAGTCGGTTGTTCATTTTTCAAACCCAGTTACCCaggtcgtgtttttagctgctttacgtTTCCACATCTTGGACTTTTTGGctgagcgattgctaactgaattgctgtaggatcgctaggacgcctcatagtgca
Proteins encoded in this window:
- the foxo1b gene encoding forkhead box protein O1-B, with the protein product MAEPGQQLQSGDSDPDFEPFCRPRSCTWPLRRPELGEEGGSPPPPPPPEKQERRDFDFMGGLSLALLEETETESEDKHGFGNDETSSQSAHRLQVQPRDQVQQHAHEQVHAQVQPLSSASSSSSSSSSSSSCPSAQRKSSSCRRNAWGNLSYADLITQAIESAPERRLTLAQIYEWMVKSVPYFKDKGDSNSSAGWKNSIRHNLSLHSRFIRVQNEGTGKSSWWMLNPEGGKNGKSPRRRAASMDNNSKFTKSRGRASKKKMSLQGGLDGGSNSPGYTKWLGSPNSHSNDDFEAWGSFRTRASSDASTLSGRRSPFLPEEDVTEGTEIHMGYQGAKLPTKLPSLSEVTGAFCTKNVMMENLLDNLNLLSPKNGVQEAPGGQFAPYSAGQEFHKWQGGIGVSAMPMQAVSESKPGAYHPYVGQFNCPTGLLKELLGNEAEPRGNILPPVEGAGHQGVRALPPYSAEGHIGPVGKAIGAHAHTSAVAAGMNGCAALPLGHPGRHGNMKPYLHFPHLALGGGPTGDVNPAAPAYCVVNGSGFHRQPPVHPHQHQHHHHHHHHNHLERLPSDLDDMAIERLECDVESVLHDTLMDGDALDFNFDQQHVFAHSHPHSHPHSHPHSVVKGNTPSWVSG